In one window of Musa acuminata AAA Group cultivar baxijiao chromosome BXJ3-2, Cavendish_Baxijiao_AAA, whole genome shotgun sequence DNA:
- the LOC135631082 gene encoding uncharacterized protein LOC135631082, whose translation MVPAKTSLVPAKTQIRTSNTKEKPGNVVMPKSVVVSKKMNEGSSSGNSKSSQPSKMTSTLVRNSVDRNLKSPSDITRMSCTSRATSRSSSGLITNIASMRTSRTKTVGRSASNSTVSSNSAVKLTSSTPSSSFDSAASGSFSSTRFAVKSAINSIETGSPSLSLESADNDRVHSAGCSSCLRSEDHGDQSSKLHATKNTPDDEVTSKPSRGDHPRSSTNNNSATKCCRSPVKKPLTTQTSKQPSFLKATAGASKTDSVNKLKHDTIQHTTPGTRNRALNSGSSQTHSAALTRNRKHRSQSLEKLPKLAE comes from the exons ATGGTGCCAGCCAAGACAAGTTTGGTTCCTGCAAAAACCCAAATAAGAACCAGTAATACAAAAGAAAAACCAG GCAATGTGGTAATGCCAAAATCTGTTGTGGTTTCCAAGAAAATGAATGAAGGTTCTTCCAGTGGCAATTCTAAGTCCTCCCAACCATCAAAAATGACTTCGACTTTGGTCAGAAATTCAGTGGACAGAAATCTTAAATCTCCTTCGGACATAACAAGGATGAGTTGTACATCTAGAGCTACCAGTCGCTCCTCATCTGGATTAATCACTAATATAGCATCTATGAGGACAAGCAGAACTAAAACTGTTGGTAGAAGTGCAAGTAATTCTACAGTATCTTCAAATTCTGCTGTGAAGTTAACTTCAAGTACACCAAGTAGCTCTTTTGACAGTGCTGCTTCGGGATCATTTTCATCAACGCGCTTTGCTGTGAAATCAGCAATCAATAGCATTGAAACCGGTTCTCCATCTTTGTCATTGGAAAGTGCTGACAATGATAGAGTTCATTCGGCAGGTTGCAGTTCATGCCTCAGATCTGAAGATCATGGGGACCAGTCTTCCAAACTGCATGCTACGAAAAATACTCCAGATGATGAAGTAACATCTAAGCCATCCAGAGGGGATCATCCAAGAAGCTCCACTAACAATAACTCTGCAACAAAATGCTGCAGATCCCCAGTG AAGAAACCATTAACCACACAGACTAGCAAGCAGCCCAGTTTTCTGAAAGCCACCGCCGGAGCCTCCAAGACTGATTCAGTGAATAAACTAAAACACGATACAATTCAGCATACTACACCTGGGACTCGAAACAGAGCCCTCAATTCTGGTTCTTCACAAACTCATTCTGCTGCTCTTACTCGTAATCGGAAGCACAGATCCCAATCTCTTGAAAAACTACCGAAGCTTGCTGAATAG